A part of Catenulispora sp. GP43 genomic DNA contains:
- a CDS encoding MBL fold metallo-hydrolase produces MTDAPPAEAASAEAPGVWSIRVPFPDNPLGYTLVYALETTAGGPVLVDAGWDDPVSLAALERGLEAIGTSVSDVHGVLVTHHHPDHHGLAGRIRELSGCWVALHEQDAKVVDMVRTAEREPWTKRYKALLELCGAPAEAVASAAAAIPSGAKPAVPDVLIEDGALMDVPGRTLRAVWTPGHSPGHTCFHLEDTGALLTGDHVLPGITPVVTVYDDHVVGTSDPLGDFLASLEKVSRLSTTRALPAHRAPFDGVAARAAEIAEHHARRLEQIEGQLAAGPKTLWSITEGMEWNKGWERLDTFARHLALGEAGSHLRHLVLTGRVRLASTEPIEFSLPA; encoded by the coding sequence ATGACCGACGCCCCGCCCGCCGAGGCCGCGTCCGCCGAGGCCCCCGGCGTCTGGTCGATCCGCGTCCCCTTCCCCGACAACCCCCTCGGCTACACGCTCGTCTACGCCCTGGAGACGACCGCAGGCGGCCCGGTACTGGTCGACGCCGGCTGGGACGACCCGGTGTCGCTGGCGGCCCTGGAGCGCGGCCTGGAGGCCATCGGCACCTCGGTGTCGGACGTGCACGGCGTGCTGGTGACCCACCACCACCCCGACCACCACGGGCTGGCCGGGCGCATCAGGGAACTGAGCGGCTGCTGGGTGGCGCTGCACGAACAGGACGCGAAGGTCGTCGACATGGTGCGCACCGCCGAGCGCGAGCCGTGGACCAAGCGCTACAAGGCTCTGCTGGAGCTGTGCGGGGCCCCGGCGGAGGCCGTGGCGAGCGCGGCGGCCGCGATCCCCTCCGGGGCCAAGCCGGCCGTGCCGGACGTGCTGATCGAGGACGGCGCCCTGATGGACGTCCCGGGACGCACGCTGCGCGCCGTCTGGACCCCGGGCCACTCCCCCGGCCACACCTGCTTCCACTTGGAGGACACCGGCGCGCTGCTGACCGGCGACCACGTCCTGCCCGGCATCACCCCGGTGGTCACGGTCTACGACGACCACGTGGTCGGCACCTCCGACCCGCTCGGCGACTTCCTCGCCTCGCTCGAGAAGGTGTCGCGGCTGTCGACCACCCGCGCCCTGCCCGCCCACCGCGCGCCCTTCGACGGCGTCGCCGCCCGCGCCGCCGAGATCGCCGAGCACCACGCCCGCCGTCTGGAGCAGATCGAGGGCCAACTGGCCGCCGGCCCGAAGACGCTGTGGAGCATCACCGAGGGCATGGAGTGGAACAAGGGCTGGGAGCGCCTGGACACCTTCGCGCGGCACCTCGCGCTCGGCGAGGCCGGCTCGCACCTGCGGCACCTGGTCCTGACCGGGCGTGTACGGCTGGCCTCGACCGAGCCCATCGAGTTCTCACTGCCCGCCTGA
- a CDS encoding class I SAM-dependent methyltransferase has translation MLTVDFEKFPIAKGEKVLDMGCGFGRHAFALLRQGADVVALDYSQDEVAEVTKWFAAMQAAGEVPAGAGAVAVRGTAYGLPFADGTFDAIVAAEVLEHLPDDRLAMSELVRVLKPGGRLAVTVPRWFPEKVCWALSDAYHEVEGGHIRIYKRREMVGKLRDAGVVPRELHHAHALHAPYWWLKCAVGVDNENAPVKAYKKLLEWDIIKAPALTRASEALLNPVLGKSLVVYADKPAA, from the coding sequence GTGCTCACCGTGGACTTCGAGAAGTTCCCGATCGCCAAGGGCGAGAAGGTGCTGGATATGGGCTGCGGCTTCGGCCGGCACGCCTTCGCGCTGCTGCGTCAGGGGGCTGACGTGGTCGCCCTGGACTACAGCCAGGACGAGGTCGCCGAGGTGACCAAGTGGTTCGCGGCGATGCAGGCGGCCGGGGAGGTGCCGGCCGGGGCCGGCGCGGTCGCGGTGCGCGGCACCGCCTACGGCCTGCCGTTCGCCGACGGCACCTTCGACGCGATCGTCGCCGCCGAGGTCCTGGAGCACCTGCCCGACGACCGGCTGGCGATGTCCGAGCTGGTCCGGGTCCTCAAGCCCGGAGGCCGGCTGGCGGTGACGGTGCCCCGGTGGTTCCCGGAGAAGGTGTGCTGGGCGCTGTCGGACGCCTACCACGAGGTCGAGGGCGGCCACATCCGGATCTACAAGCGGCGCGAGATGGTCGGCAAGCTGCGGGACGCCGGCGTGGTGCCCCGCGAGCTGCACCACGCGCACGCGCTGCACGCGCCGTACTGGTGGCTCAAGTGCGCGGTCGGGGTCGACAACGAGAACGCCCCGGTGAAGGCGTACAAGAAGCTCCTGGAATGGGACATCATCAAGGCCCCGGCCCTCACCCGCGCCAGCGAGGCGCTGCTGAACCCGGTGCTCGGCAAGAGCCTGGTCGTCTACGCGGACAAGCCGGCCGCATGA
- a CDS encoding protein kinase, protein MTEAAKAGRLVGGRYRLVDRLGAGGQGRVWRAHDQTLGIDVAVKEVSLPFMLSDAQLAERLRRAEREARNTVRLRDQPGIVTVHDVVIDDDAPWIVMQLVAGRSLDEHLTEHGPLSVENTAKVADTMLRALAAAHAAGIVHRDVKPANVLLADDGRVLLTDFGIAHHQDDSSLTMTGAVIGSAEYLAPERARAQEAGPPSDLFSLGVTLYQAVEGVSPFRRDSPTATLTAVLFEQPKPPKNAGRLTGLLAALLAKEPGQRPTIQAALAMLEGRPAGGAGPALTQAAVPSPAEAPTRELTHSPNPANVPPYPPGPLQTTPYLASQTLNRPPSKKGSGPKVALAVAAVLAVAALATLGVTQLGHHTTPQAGPTTTTGSTTTAPTGTPDSSATTDATTPTSPDSLDTSDNQDTSTTSSPPIPDGVKAGCSEALDDLKAFNTADPAANGGKDFQIAADHNLADKLSADAAMATDPAVKTAIQAEADSWNTFANDYQNNDTAGMQQTIPQTTKDINAVNAACNS, encoded by the coding sequence ATGACTGAAGCAGCAAAAGCCGGCCGCCTGGTCGGCGGCCGGTACCGCCTCGTAGACCGGTTGGGCGCCGGCGGCCAGGGCCGCGTGTGGCGCGCCCATGACCAGACGCTGGGCATCGACGTGGCCGTCAAGGAGGTCTCGCTGCCCTTCATGCTCTCCGACGCCCAGCTGGCCGAACGGCTGCGGCGCGCCGAGCGCGAGGCCCGTAACACCGTGCGGCTGCGCGACCAGCCGGGCATCGTGACAGTGCACGACGTCGTGATCGACGACGACGCGCCGTGGATCGTGATGCAGCTGGTAGCCGGCCGCTCGCTGGACGAGCACCTGACCGAGCACGGCCCGCTGAGCGTGGAGAACACCGCGAAGGTGGCCGACACGATGCTGCGCGCCCTGGCCGCCGCGCACGCCGCCGGGATCGTGCACCGCGACGTGAAGCCGGCGAACGTGCTGCTCGCCGACGACGGCCGGGTCCTGCTCACCGACTTCGGCATCGCCCACCACCAGGACGACAGCTCCCTGACCATGACCGGCGCGGTCATCGGCTCGGCGGAGTACCTGGCCCCCGAGCGCGCCCGCGCCCAGGAGGCCGGGCCGCCCTCGGACCTGTTCTCCCTGGGCGTGACGCTGTACCAGGCGGTCGAGGGCGTCTCCCCGTTCCGGCGCGACTCGCCCACGGCGACGCTGACGGCGGTCCTGTTCGAGCAGCCCAAGCCGCCGAAGAACGCCGGCCGGCTGACCGGCCTGCTGGCCGCGCTGCTGGCCAAGGAGCCCGGGCAGCGGCCGACGATCCAGGCGGCGCTGGCGATGCTGGAGGGCAGGCCGGCCGGCGGCGCGGGCCCCGCCCTCACACAGGCCGCGGTGCCCTCGCCGGCCGAAGCGCCGACGCGCGAGCTGACCCACTCGCCGAACCCTGCGAACGTGCCGCCCTACCCGCCGGGACCGCTACAGACGACGCCGTACCTGGCCTCGCAGACCCTGAACCGGCCCCCGTCGAAGAAGGGCAGCGGCCCGAAGGTCGCCCTGGCGGTGGCGGCGGTCCTGGCCGTGGCGGCACTGGCGACGCTCGGCGTCACGCAGCTGGGGCACCACACCACGCCGCAGGCCGGACCGACCACGACGACGGGCTCGACCACCACCGCGCCGACCGGCACGCCGGACTCCTCCGCGACGACCGACGCGACGACGCCGACCAGCCCGGACTCGCTGGACACCTCCGACAACCAGGACACCTCCACGACCAGCTCCCCGCCGATCCCGGACGGCGTCAAGGCCGGCTGCAGCGAGGCGCTCGACGACCTCAAGGCCTTCAACACCGCCGACCCGGCGGCCAACGGCGGCAAGGACTTCCAGATAGCGGCCGACCACAACCTGGCCGACAAGCTGTCCGCCGACGCCGCCATGGCCACCGACCCGGCGGTGAAGACGGCGATCCAGGCCGAGGCGGACAGCTGGAACACGTTCGCGAACGACTATCAGAACAACGACACCGCGGGGATGCAGCAGACGATTCCGCAGACGACCAAGGACATCAACGCGGTGAACGCGGCTTGCAACAGCTGA
- a CDS encoding small ribosomal subunit Rsm22 family protein, which produces MDLSADIPTDLAAALDAATADIPLRELEASVDRLIARYRTPGRADRPILAGRIDAAAYAAYRMPATWGAVRAALAAAAARVPGLAPQSLVDVGGGTGAAAWAAAAVFGGSLKDVTVLDQVAEALDLGRGLARDAFAGALRHAQWRQVRFPAEIPGADLVTVSYVLSELAPDAQQALVSTSATDAQTIAVIEPGTPDGYQRIMAARDVLAGMGLHIAAPCPHSDACPLLGTRDWCHFASRIHRTPLHRRLKSADLQYEDEKFAYVVATRLPVAAAQARILRHPQIRKGLVMMQLCQPDGTVAQELVSKRQGDTYRAARDADWGDSW; this is translated from the coding sequence ATGGACCTCTCCGCCGATATCCCCACCGATCTCGCCGCCGCGCTCGACGCTGCCACCGCCGACATCCCGCTGCGTGAGCTGGAGGCGTCGGTCGATCGCCTGATCGCCCGCTACCGGACCCCGGGGCGTGCTGATCGCCCCATCCTCGCCGGCCGGATCGACGCCGCCGCCTACGCCGCGTACCGGATGCCGGCGACGTGGGGCGCGGTGCGCGCGGCGCTGGCCGCCGCCGCGGCGCGGGTGCCCGGCTTGGCCCCGCAGAGCCTGGTGGACGTCGGCGGCGGCACCGGGGCCGCGGCGTGGGCGGCCGCGGCGGTTTTCGGCGGGTCGCTCAAGGACGTCACGGTCCTCGACCAGGTGGCCGAGGCCCTTGACCTGGGGCGGGGACTGGCCCGCGACGCGTTCGCGGGCGCGCTGCGGCACGCGCAGTGGCGTCAGGTGCGCTTCCCGGCCGAGATCCCCGGCGCGGATCTGGTGACCGTGTCGTACGTCCTCAGCGAGCTCGCGCCGGACGCACAGCAGGCGCTGGTCAGCACTTCCGCAACAGATGCCCAGACCATCGCCGTGATCGAGCCCGGGACCCCCGACGGCTACCAGCGGATCATGGCGGCGCGCGACGTGTTGGCCGGCATGGGGCTGCACATCGCGGCGCCCTGCCCGCACTCGGATGCCTGCCCCCTGCTCGGAACGCGCGACTGGTGCCACTTCGCCTCGCGCATCCACCGCACGCCGCTGCACCGCCGCCTCAAAAGCGCGGATCTTCAGTACGAGGACGAGAAGTTCGCCTACGTCGTGGCGACCCGCCTGCCGGTCGCGGCGGCGCAGGCGCGCATTCTGAGGCATCCGCAGATCCGCAAGGGGCTGGTCATGATGCAGCTGTGCCAGCCGGACGGGACGGTCGCGCAGGAACTCGTCTCCAAGCGCCAGGGCGACACGTATCGGGCCGCGCGCGACGCGGACTGGGGCGATAGCTGGTAG
- a CDS encoding prenyltransferase: MRLGSAPTAAGRAAAAESLACEGVLSAAQVRATAEAIAALQRPDGAIPWFHGGHLDPWDHIEAAMALDAAGFPDRAAAAYRWLAASQNPDGSWFAAYADAPEGIAEPANRLCETNFSAYIAVGVWHHWLVTGDEEFLARMWQPVRQATDFVLSLQTPGGEIVWCRDEQGREADEALLTGCSSMYQALRCALAVADRLGRARPDWELACGRLGHALAAHPERFADKGTYSMDWYYPVLGTALRGQAAQERIAEGWDRFVVAGLGVRCVSTNPWVTGGETCELALALWAIGDAERARTLLRDIQHLRDETDGMYWTGRVYEGDDQGNEPALWPQEKTAWTAGALLLALAVLAEDKATVAVFGGEGLPEGLPVACSVAECVAA; the protein is encoded by the coding sequence ATGAGGCTGGGCTCCGCACCGACGGCCGCCGGGCGCGCCGCCGCGGCCGAGTCGCTGGCCTGCGAAGGGGTGCTCAGCGCCGCGCAGGTCCGCGCCACCGCCGAGGCGATAGCCGCGCTCCAGCGGCCCGACGGCGCCATCCCGTGGTTCCACGGCGGCCACCTGGACCCCTGGGACCACATCGAGGCCGCGATGGCGCTGGACGCAGCCGGGTTCCCGGACCGGGCCGCGGCCGCCTACCGCTGGCTGGCGGCGTCGCAGAACCCTGACGGCTCCTGGTTCGCGGCCTACGCCGACGCGCCGGAGGGCATCGCCGAGCCGGCCAACCGGCTGTGCGAGACCAACTTCAGCGCCTACATAGCGGTCGGCGTCTGGCACCACTGGCTGGTCACCGGCGACGAGGAGTTCCTGGCCCGGATGTGGCAGCCGGTGCGGCAGGCCACGGACTTCGTACTGAGCCTGCAGACCCCCGGCGGGGAGATCGTGTGGTGCCGCGACGAGCAGGGCCGCGAGGCCGACGAGGCGCTGCTGACCGGCTGCTCGTCGATGTACCAGGCGCTGCGCTGCGCGCTGGCGGTCGCCGACCGGCTCGGCCGCGCCCGCCCGGACTGGGAGCTGGCCTGCGGCCGGCTCGGGCACGCGCTGGCCGCGCATCCGGAGCGGTTCGCGGACAAGGGCACGTACTCGATGGACTGGTACTACCCGGTCCTCGGGACGGCGCTGCGCGGCCAGGCTGCGCAGGAGCGGATCGCCGAGGGCTGGGACCGCTTCGTGGTCGCCGGCCTCGGCGTGCGGTGCGTCTCGACGAACCCGTGGGTGACCGGCGGCGAGACCTGCGAACTGGCACTGGCGCTGTGGGCGATCGGCGACGCGGAGCGCGCACGGACCCTGCTGCGCGACATCCAGCACCTGCGGGACGAGACCGACGGGATGTACTGGACCGGCCGCGTCTACGAGGGCGACGACCAGGGGAACGAGCCCGCGTTGTGGCCGCAGGAGAAGACGGCCTGGACGGCCGGCGCGCTGCTGCTGGCGCTCGCGGTGCTCGCCGAGGACAAGGCCACGGTCGCGGTGTTCGGCGGGGAGGGGCTGCCCGAGGGGCTGCCGGTGGCTTGCTCGGTCGCGGAGTGCGTCGCGGCCTGA
- a CDS encoding aldehyde dehydrogenase codes for MGTVTEHGKLFIGGSYVDPATDAKLEMISPVTEEVFGRTPEASVADMDRAVAAARRAFDDGPWPRMSVAERVEILRRLRNQYEARADELARLISSETGSPYSWSILAQVWAPIMIWDYYLGMAADYPWEELRQGLLGPTVVRSEPVGVAAGIVAWNVPQFITVSKIAPALVTGCAVVVKPSPETALDSYLLADMAIEAGLPEGVLNIVPAGRENSAYLAAHPGLDKIAFTGSTAGGKAVMAAATANLTRVTLELGGKSAAIILPDADLATAIPGLLPNSYMNNGQACVAQTRVLVQRDRYAETVDAMAEAVRGLKTGDPLDPETQIGPLVAERQRDRVESYIAKGVGEGARVVVGGGRPAGPAKGWFVEPTLFADVDNRMVIAQEEIFGPVVAMIPYEDEADAVRIANDSDYGLSGSVWSGDVEHGLSVARRVRTGNYGVNTFGMEFNSPFGGFKQSGIGREFGPEGLRVYLETKTVHLPNGYTPEGF; via the coding sequence ATGGGCACCGTGACCGAGCACGGGAAGCTGTTCATCGGCGGTTCCTACGTCGACCCGGCGACCGACGCGAAGCTGGAGATGATCTCGCCGGTCACCGAGGAGGTGTTCGGGCGGACGCCGGAGGCCTCGGTGGCGGACATGGACCGTGCGGTGGCCGCCGCGCGGCGCGCGTTCGACGACGGCCCGTGGCCGCGGATGAGCGTGGCCGAGCGGGTGGAGATCCTGCGCCGGCTGAGGAACCAGTACGAGGCGCGTGCGGACGAGCTGGCCAGGCTGATCAGCTCCGAGACCGGCTCGCCGTACTCCTGGTCGATCCTGGCGCAGGTGTGGGCGCCGATCATGATCTGGGACTACTACCTGGGCATGGCCGCCGACTATCCCTGGGAGGAGCTGCGCCAGGGCCTGCTCGGGCCGACGGTGGTGCGCAGCGAGCCGGTGGGCGTGGCGGCCGGGATCGTGGCCTGGAACGTGCCGCAGTTCATCACGGTCAGCAAGATCGCCCCGGCGCTCGTGACCGGCTGCGCGGTGGTGGTGAAGCCCTCGCCGGAGACGGCCCTGGACTCGTATCTGCTGGCTGATATGGCCATCGAGGCCGGGCTGCCGGAGGGCGTGCTGAACATCGTGCCGGCGGGCCGGGAGAACAGCGCCTACCTGGCCGCGCATCCCGGGCTGGACAAGATCGCCTTCACCGGATCCACGGCCGGCGGCAAGGCGGTCATGGCGGCCGCCACGGCGAACCTGACGCGCGTGACGCTGGAACTCGGCGGCAAATCCGCGGCGATCATCCTGCCGGACGCGGATCTGGCTACTGCGATCCCCGGTCTGCTGCCGAACTCGTACATGAACAACGGACAGGCGTGCGTCGCGCAGACGCGGGTGTTGGTGCAGCGCGATCGGTACGCCGAGACGGTCGACGCGATGGCGGAGGCTGTCAGGGGCCTGAAGACCGGTGATCCGCTGGATCCCGAGACGCAGATCGGACCGCTGGTCGCCGAGCGGCAGCGCGATCGGGTGGAGTCCTACATCGCCAAGGGCGTCGGCGAGGGTGCGCGGGTGGTCGTCGGCGGCGGGCGTCCGGCGGGGCCGGCGAAGGGCTGGTTCGTCGAGCCGACCTTGTTCGCGGACGTCGACAACCGGATGGTGATCGCGCAGGAGGAGATCTTCGGGCCGGTGGTCGCGATGATCCCGTACGAGGACGAGGCCGACGCGGTCCGGATCGCCAACGATTCGGACTACGGACTGTCGGGCTCGGTGTGGTCCGGGGACGTGGAGCACGGGCTTTCGGTGGCGCGGCGGGTGCGGACCGGAAACTATGGTGTCAATACCTTTGGAATGGAGTTCAACTCGCCGTTCGGCGGGTTCAAGCAGTCGGGGATCGGCCGGGAGTTCGGGCCCGAGGGCTTGCGGGTATATCTGGAGACGAAGACCGTGCACTTGCCGAATGGCTACACCCCTGAAGGGTTCTGA
- a CDS encoding GNAT family N-acetyltransferase, with protein sequence MVDLAPAVAAVRSFNRSYTKVIGVLEEGLLKSPYTLTEVRVLFEIAHAGPEGATVARIREDLGLDAGYLSRILARFDTEGLVLKRRAATDARRGTVELTERGRGIFSGLDERSSEQVGAWLSRLGAGERGRMVEAMGQIGALLDFQAVGGPVTLRAPQPGDYGWVVERHGTLYAAERAFDETFEADVARIVADYAGSHDEEREAFWIAEVSGRRVGCVACVRRPADDGVDTAQLRILLVDPAARGLGVGRRLVEECVEFARKTGYRRMMLYTVDGLTAAHRIYHSLGFEIVHQAAVQMWGHHLVEQEWVLELA encoded by the coding sequence ATGGTGGATCTCGCGCCCGCGGTGGCGGCCGTCCGTTCGTTCAACCGGAGCTACACGAAGGTCATCGGCGTCCTGGAGGAAGGGCTGTTGAAGAGCCCTTACACCCTGACCGAGGTCAGAGTCCTCTTCGAGATCGCGCACGCCGGACCCGAGGGCGCCACCGTCGCCCGGATCCGGGAGGACCTCGGCCTGGACGCCGGCTACCTGAGCCGCATCCTGGCCCGCTTCGACACCGAGGGGCTGGTGCTCAAGCGGCGCGCCGCGACCGACGCGCGCCGCGGCACCGTGGAGCTCACCGAGCGCGGACGCGGGATCTTCTCAGGGCTCGACGAACGCTCCAGCGAGCAGGTCGGCGCCTGGCTGTCGCGCCTGGGCGCCGGCGAGCGGGGGCGGATGGTCGAGGCCATGGGGCAGATCGGGGCGCTGCTGGACTTCCAGGCGGTGGGCGGGCCGGTGACGCTGCGCGCGCCGCAGCCCGGCGACTACGGCTGGGTGGTGGAGCGCCACGGGACCCTGTACGCCGCCGAGCGGGCCTTCGACGAGACCTTCGAGGCCGACGTCGCCCGGATCGTCGCCGACTACGCGGGCTCGCACGACGAGGAGCGCGAGGCGTTCTGGATCGCCGAGGTGTCGGGCCGGCGCGTGGGCTGCGTCGCCTGCGTGCGCCGGCCCGCGGACGACGGCGTGGACACGGCGCAGCTCAGGATCCTGCTGGTCGACCCCGCGGCGCGCGGCCTGGGCGTCGGGCGGCGGCTGGTCGAGGAGTGCGTGGAGTTCGCGCGCAAGACCGGATACCGGCGGATGATGCTGTACACGGTGGACGGGCTGACGGCGGCGCACCGGATCTATCACTCGCTCGGGTTCGAGATCGTGCACCAGGCGGCGGTGCAGATGTGGGGGCACCACTTGGTGGAGCAGGAGTGGGTTCTGGAGCTGGCGTAG
- a CDS encoding TetR family transcriptional regulator — protein sequence MTVDASATAGTPASAPSPVPALTERQEARRQRILRATQQLAARGGFDAVQMREVAELSEVALGTLYRYFPSKIHLLVATMQDQLEQLHDQLRRKPPVSADPGERVAETLMRTFKALQREPHLAEAMMRALTFADRSVSAEVDSVNRLITDVIADAVHSGRPLTRAELAAVRVVTHTWHSTLITWLSGRASISQVKADIDTACTLVSQAAAAE from the coding sequence ATGACGGTTGACGCGTCGGCAACGGCCGGCACCCCCGCTTCGGCGCCGTCGCCGGTCCCGGCCCTGACGGAGCGTCAGGAAGCCCGCCGCCAGCGCATCCTGCGTGCCACCCAGCAGCTGGCCGCCCGCGGCGGTTTCGACGCGGTGCAGATGCGCGAGGTCGCCGAGCTGTCGGAGGTGGCCCTGGGCACCCTCTACCGCTACTTCCCCTCGAAGATCCACCTGCTCGTGGCCACCATGCAGGACCAGCTGGAGCAGCTGCACGACCAGCTGCGCCGCAAGCCCCCGGTGAGCGCCGACCCCGGCGAGCGCGTGGCCGAGACCCTGATGCGCACCTTCAAGGCGCTGCAGCGCGAGCCACACCTGGCCGAGGCGATGATGCGGGCCCTGACCTTCGCCGACCGCTCGGTCTCGGCCGAGGTGGACTCGGTGAACCGGCTGATCACCGACGTGATCGCCGACGCCGTCCACTCCGGCCGGCCGCTGACCCGCGCCGAGCTGGCGGCGGTGCGCGTGGTGACGCACACCTGGCACTCGACGCTGATCACCTGGCTGTCCGGGCGCGCGTCGATCTCGCAGGTGAAAGCGGACATCGACACGGCTTGCACGCTGGTCTCGCAGGCGGCCGCGGCCGAGTGA
- a CDS encoding ferredoxin, with product MSEIETVSASKWRVTVDTDLCIGSGGCVLRAPEGFELDAARQSCPRHEVLGASGEVLDAAENCPVEAITIVEEGSGLVVFPPAD from the coding sequence GTGTCCGAGATTGAAACGGTGTCAGCGTCCAAGTGGCGGGTGACTGTCGATACCGATCTGTGCATCGGCTCCGGGGGCTGCGTGCTGCGCGCGCCCGAGGGGTTCGAGCTCGACGCGGCGCGGCAGTCCTGTCCGCGGCACGAGGTGCTGGGGGCGTCCGGCGAGGTGCTGGACGCCGCGGAGAACTGCCCGGTGGAGGCGATCACGATCGTGGAGGAGGGGAGCGGGCTGGTGGTGTTCCCGCCGGCCGACTGA
- a CDS encoding NUDIX domain-containing protein, translating into MPVHNSHCSYCGTAFAADAAWPRTCATCGQTTWLNPLPVALVMMPIIGTDGRTGLLTVRRGIEPQLGRIGLPGGFIEEGESWQQAAVRELWEETGLRAEVEEVELADVLSAPHFVILVFGRVKPRPIEDLADLTPERVHALSNGETQELVVVDRAQPLAFPLHTEMSDRFFAGLA; encoded by the coding sequence ATGCCGGTCCACAACTCGCATTGCTCCTACTGCGGCACCGCCTTCGCCGCCGACGCCGCGTGGCCGCGAACCTGCGCGACCTGCGGCCAGACCACCTGGCTGAACCCCCTGCCGGTGGCCCTGGTGATGATGCCCATCATCGGCACCGACGGCCGCACCGGCCTGCTGACCGTCCGCCGCGGCATCGAGCCGCAGCTGGGCCGGATCGGCCTGCCCGGCGGCTTCATCGAGGAGGGCGAGAGCTGGCAGCAGGCCGCGGTCCGCGAGCTGTGGGAGGAGACCGGCCTGCGCGCCGAGGTGGAGGAGGTGGAGCTCGCCGACGTGCTGAGCGCCCCGCACTTCGTGATCCTCGTCTTCGGCCGGGTCAAGCCCCGCCCGATCGAGGACCTGGCGGACCTGACCCCCGAGCGCGTGCACGCCCTGTCCAACGGCGAGACCCAGGAACTGGTCGTGGTCGACCGCGCGCAGCCGCTGGCCTTCCCGCTGCACACCGAGATGAGCGATCGATTCTTCGCCGGTCTGGCCTGA
- a CDS encoding glycosyltransferase family 4 protein yields MADNALRIALLAYKGNPFCGGQGVYVRHLSRELAKLGHSVEVLAGQPYPVLDPEPGVKLTEISSLDLYRQPDPFRTPKRGEYRDWVDMLEVGTMWTAGFPEPLTFSLRALRHLSGRKGEFDVVHDNQCLGYGLLGMPRLGFPTMATIHHPIQVDRELELAAAPTRGKRASVRRWYAFTAMQTRVARRLPEIITVSSSSAAEIEQYLGVPQRRITTIPIGADTDAFSPDASVAEVPGRIVTTASADVPLKGLLPLVEALAKVRVENEHAHLVVVGKAKEDGVVAKAIERLGLSGSVRFVHGISDAELVDLIRSAEVACVPSLYEGFSLPAVEAMSCGTALVSTTGGAIPEVAGRDGETTLAVPPGDPSALAAALTRVLGDADLRARLGAAARERVLEKFTWRAAAIATAERYRALIEAGRDPVDWDRMAADRLRRKRKAGV; encoded by the coding sequence ATGGCAGACAACGCGCTGCGCATAGCCTTGCTCGCGTATAAGGGGAACCCTTTCTGTGGAGGCCAGGGCGTCTACGTCCGGCATCTCTCCCGTGAGCTCGCCAAGCTCGGCCACTCCGTCGAAGTGCTGGCCGGCCAGCCGTATCCGGTGCTCGATCCCGAGCCCGGCGTGAAGCTGACCGAGATATCCAGCCTCGACCTGTACCGCCAGCCCGACCCCTTCCGCACCCCCAAGCGCGGCGAGTACCGCGACTGGGTGGACATGCTGGAGGTCGGGACGATGTGGACCGCCGGGTTCCCCGAGCCGCTGACCTTCTCGCTGCGCGCGCTGCGCCACCTGTCCGGCCGCAAGGGCGAGTTCGACGTGGTCCACGACAACCAGTGCCTGGGCTACGGCCTGCTCGGCATGCCGCGCCTGGGCTTCCCGACGATGGCGACGATCCACCACCCGATCCAGGTGGACCGCGAGCTGGAGCTGGCCGCCGCGCCGACCAGGGGCAAGCGCGCCTCCGTGCGCCGCTGGTACGCCTTCACCGCGATGCAGACCCGCGTCGCGCGGCGCCTTCCGGAGATCATCACCGTCTCCTCGTCCTCCGCCGCGGAGATCGAGCAGTACCTCGGTGTCCCGCAGCGGCGCATCACGACCATCCCGATCGGCGCCGACACCGACGCCTTCTCCCCGGACGCCTCGGTGGCCGAGGTCCCCGGGCGGATCGTCACCACCGCCAGCGCCGACGTGCCGCTGAAGGGCCTGCTGCCGCTGGTCGAGGCGCTGGCCAAGGTGCGGGTCGAGAACGAGCACGCGCACCTGGTGGTCGTCGGCAAGGCCAAGGAGGACGGCGTCGTCGCCAAGGCGATCGAGCGCCTGGGCCTTTCCGGCTCGGTGCGCTTCGTGCACGGCATCTCCGACGCCGAACTCGTCGACCTGATCCGCTCGGCCGAGGTGGCCTGCGTGCCCTCGCTCTACGAGGGCTTCTCGCTGCCCGCCGTCGAAGCGATGTCCTGCGGCACCGCGCTGGTGTCCACCACCGGCGGCGCGATCCCCGAGGTGGCCGGCCGGGACGGCGAGACCACCCTCGCGGTGCCGCCGGGCGACCCCTCGGCGCTCGCCGCGGCGCTGACCCGGGTACTCGGGGACGCGGATCTGCGGGCCCGGCTGGGTGCCGCGGCGCGGGAGCGGGTCCTGGAGAAGTTCACGTGGCGCGCCGCTGCGATCGCCACCGCCGAGCGCTACCGGGCGCTCATCGAGGCCGGCCGTGACCCGGTCGACTGGGACCGCATGGCCGCCGACAGGCTCCGTCGCAAACGAAAGGCAGGGGTCTGA